A window from Hemicordylus capensis ecotype Gifberg chromosome 2, rHemCap1.1.pri, whole genome shotgun sequence encodes these proteins:
- the LOC128347356 gene encoding zinc finger protein 271-like isoform X2, translated as MASLDHGKRRPFRWIMQASEGGATELGDEVTLALPSRPSLSGRTERTSVQLDQGPVTFEDVAVCFRKEKWTLLNADQPTLHSEVMEEICGHLASLGDGRESEKKCELQGRKWEAKYLCEKKAAASECTYVPEIPVQTKDCSGNGRNKNPQHVKIINNNSGLQKLQRILTDKKKYECGKKFGCKQYHVFHQRMHTRAKPYQCSMCGKSFRQQGQLISHQSIHTREKPYQCSVCGKSFSRSSHLTCHQRIHTGEERFKCSECGKNFSYISQLTCHQSIHTGEKPYPCLMCRKSFHQQGQLTSHQKIHTGEKPYQCSVCGKSFSRSSHLTSHQRIHAGNQPYQCLECGKSFRLGKNLISHQRIHTGETPYQCLMCGKSFRQKGQLTSHESNHTGEKPYQCSVCGKSFSRSSYLTCHQRSHTGEKPYQCSVCGKSFKEISNITKHQRIHTGEKPYQCSMCGKSFRQQGQLTSHRRIHTGEKPYQCSVCGKNFSRKSHLTCHQRIHTGEERFKCSECGKNFSYISQLTCHQRIHTGEKPYQCSMCGKRFRQQGQLTCHQRIHTGEKPYQCSVCGKNFSYNSQLTRHQRIHTGEQPYQCSECGKNFHSGNNLIDHQRIHTGDKPYQCSMCGKSFRQQGQLTSHQRIHTGNKPYQCSVCGKGFTHSSHLSCHQRIHTGEKPYQCSVRGKSFREMSHINKHRRIHTGEKPYHSS; from the exons ATGGCTTCTTTGGACCATGGAAAGAGGAGACCATTCAGGTGGATCATGCAAGCAAGTGAAGGAGGTGCCACCGAGCTGG GTGATGAAGTCACACTGGCTCTTCCATCCAGGCCTTCTCTCTCTGGCAGAACAGAGAGAACATCTGTGCAACTGGACCAG GGTCCAGTGACCTTTGAGGATGTGGCTGTGTGTTTCAGGAAGGAGAAGTGGACTCTGCTGAATGCAGACCAACCGACTCTGCATtcagaagtcatggaggagatctgtgggcatctggcctctctgg gtgATGGAAGGGAGAGTGAGAAAAAGTGTGAACTGCAGGGTCGGAAATGGGAAGCAAAATATCTGTGCGAGAAaaaagctgctgcttctgaatgCACCTATGTCCCTGAAATCCCAGTACAAACAAAGGATTGCAGTGGAAATGGAAGGAATAAAAACCCTCAACATGTTAAAATCATAAACAATAACTCGGGCCTTCAGAAACTTCAAAGAATTCTTACAGATAAGAAAAAATATGAATGCGGAAAGAAATTTGGCTGCAAGCAATATCATGTTTTCCATCAAAGAATGCACACCAGGGcgaaaccatatcaatgttcaatgtgtggaaagagtttccgtCAGCAAGGACaacttatttcccatcaaagcatccacacaagagagaaaccatatcaatgttcagtgtgtggaaagagcttcagccgcaGCTCACACCTTACttgtcatcaaagaatccacacaggggaggaaCGATTTAAatgttcagaatgtggaaagaacttcagctaCATCTCACAGCTTACTTGTCATCAAAgtatccacacaggggagaaaccatatccatGTTTAATGTGCAGAAAGAGTTTCCATCAGCAAGGAcaacttacttcccatcaaaaaatccacacaggggagaaaccatatcaatgttcagtgtgtggaaagagcttcagccgtaGCTCACACCTTActtctcatcaaagaatccatgcaGGGAATCAGCCATATCAGTGcttagaatgtggaaagagcttccgtttGGGAAAGAACCTTATCagtcatcaaagaatccacacaggggagacgCCATATCAATGCTtaatgtgtggaaagagtttccgtCAGAAAGGACAACTTACTTCCCATGAAAGCaaccacacaggggagaaaccatatcaatgttctgtttgtggaaagagcttcagccgcaGCTCATACCTTACTTGTCATCAAAGaagccacacaggggagaaaccatatcaatgctcggtgtgtggaaagagctttaaggAGATTTCAAATATTACtaagcatcaaagaatccatacaggggagaaaccatatcagtgttcaatgtgtggaaagagtttccgtCAACAAGGACAACTTACTTCCCATagaagaatccatacaggggaaaaaccatatcagtgttcagtgtgtggaaagaacttcagccgCAAGTCACACCTTACttgtcatcaaagaatccacacgggGGAGGAACGATTTAAatgttcagaatgtggaaagaacttcagctaCATCTCACAGCTTACttgtcatcaaagaatccacacaggggagaaaccatatcagtgttcaATGTGTGGAAAGCGTTTCCGTCAGCAAGGACAACTTActtgccatcaaagaatccacacaggagagaaaccatatcagtgttcagtgtgtggaaagaacttcagctaCAATTCACAGCTTACTcgtcatcaaagaatccacacaggggagcaaccatatcagtgctcagaatgtggaaagaacttccATTCGGGAAATAACCTTATTGATCATCAGAGAATCCATACAGGTGATAAGCCATATCAATGCTcaatgtgtggaaagagtttccgtCAGCAAGGAcaacttacttcccatcaaagaatccacacagggaatAAGCCATATCAATGTTCAGTGTGTGGAAAAGGCTTCACCCACAGCTCACACCTTAGTTgtcatcaaagaattcacacaggggaaaaaccTTATCAATGCTCAGTGCGTGGAAAGAGCTTTAGGGAAATGTCACATATTAATAAACAtcgaagaatccacacaggggagaaaccgtatcaTTCTTCATAA